A single Ignavibacteriales bacterium DNA region contains:
- a CDS encoding T9SS type A sorting domain-containing protein codes for MSNTLTLVMTSIEEQTERITPGQSGLAGNYPNPFNPTTTIVYRLAERSYVKLYIYTLKGELYDLRVNEEQQPGEYRYLFNPKEKGTMSDLASGAYFYMLETKGSETGKIMRDTGKMLLIK; via the coding sequence TTGAGCAATACCTTAACGCTTGTAATGACATCAATTGAAGAACAAACTGAGCGAATAACTCCTGGACAGAGCGGCCTGGCTGGGAATTATCCGAATCCGTTTAACCCGACCACAACCATAGTCTATCGCCTTGCGGAGCGGAGTTATGTAAAACTGTATATATACACGCTTAAAGGGGAGCTCTATGACCTGAGGGTGAACGAGGAGCAGCAGCCGGGTGAGTACCGGTATTTATTTAACCCGAAAGAAAAAGGAACCATGAGTGACCTTGCCAGCGGCGCTTATTTTTACATGCTTGAAACCAAAGGCAGCGAAACCGGTAAAATCATGAGAGATACGGGCAAGATGCTGCTGATAAAATGA
- the sthA gene encoding Si-specific NAD(P)(+) transhydrogenase, whose protein sequence is MKKYDLIVLGSGPAGEKAAVKAAYFKKKVAIIEKEARYGGAGVNTGTLPSKTLKESALYYSGKYDKGLYGVERELKNKASIKDFMWRKDFIIDSLNQEVRNNIILHDVDIYHGGGSFETDHVIKITSSKGEELIYGENILIATGSYPYQPPDIPFDKKRVHDSDTILELPYFPSSICVVGAGVIGCEYATIFGAMGAKVFLVNNNDRILGFLDNELSSELVEQMKRDGIEILFNTSFEKMTVPEDEKEPIVITLKTGETLEVDMFLYAAGRSANTKPLNCEKAGVQLGKREVVSVDKDYRSSVPHIFAVGDVIGFPALASTSMDQGRVAVSHIFGIDDLKEIVPVFPYGIYTIPEVSMVGLTEEQAKEKGIDYVTGKARYRDMPRGKIMGVQDGFLKLIFRRDTLEILGVHIIGPIASEIIHYGMMLVHNHTTIPQILAAVFNYPTLHDLYKYACYDGLGNRSGHKIKK, encoded by the coding sequence ATGAAGAAGTATGATCTGATTGTATTAGGTTCCGGTCCGGCTGGTGAAAAAGCAGCAGTCAAAGCCGCCTATTTTAAGAAGAAGGTTGCAATTATCGAAAAGGAAGCCCGTTACGGCGGCGCCGGAGTAAACACAGGCACGCTGCCTTCGAAAACACTTAAGGAATCTGCTCTTTACTATTCCGGTAAATATGACAAGGGATTATATGGCGTTGAACGGGAGCTGAAGAATAAAGCCAGCATAAAGGACTTCATGTGGCGCAAGGATTTCATAATTGATTCGCTCAATCAGGAAGTCCGTAATAACATCATTCTGCACGATGTTGATATATACCACGGAGGCGGCTCATTCGAAACAGATCATGTGATTAAAATTACCAGTTCAAAGGGTGAAGAACTCATCTACGGAGAAAATATCCTTATCGCAACCGGCTCATATCCATATCAGCCGCCGGATATCCCATTTGATAAAAAGCGGGTGCATGACAGTGATACCATACTTGAACTCCCCTATTTCCCCTCCTCTATCTGTGTTGTAGGCGCCGGAGTAATCGGATGTGAATATGCTACCATCTTCGGGGCAATGGGAGCAAAAGTCTTTCTGGTTAATAACAATGACCGCATACTGGGATTCTTAGACAATGAACTTTCTTCCGAACTGGTTGAGCAGATGAAGCGGGATGGCATTGAAATTCTTTTTAATACTTCATTTGAAAAGATGACCGTTCCGGAAGATGAAAAGGAACCGATAGTTATCACCCTTAAAACAGGTGAAACCCTAGAGGTTGATATGTTCCTCTATGCTGCCGGCCGCTCAGCAAACACAAAACCACTGAATTGTGAAAAAGCCGGAGTGCAGCTCGGGAAACGTGAAGTTGTTTCAGTTGATAAAGATTACCGGTCATCCGTTCCCCATATATTTGCCGTTGGTGACGTCATCGGATTCCCCGCGCTTGCAAGCACCAGTATGGACCAGGGACGCGTTGCGGTTTCACACATCTTTGGTATAGATGACCTGAAAGAAATTGTCCCGGTTTTTCCTTATGGAATCTACACCATTCCTGAAGTCTCGATGGTCGGGCTTACCGAGGAGCAAGCCAAAGAAAAAGGAATTGATTACGTGACCGGAAAAGCCCGTTACCGCGATATGCCCAGAGGTAAAATTATGGGTGTACAGGATGGTTTTCTTAAACTTATTTTCAGACGCGACACACTTGAGATTCTGGGTGTTCACATCATTGGCCCGATAGCAAGCGAAATCATTCATTATGGAATGATGCTTGTACACAATCATACTACCATCCCGCAGATACTGGCTGCTGTATTTAACTACCCCACACTGCACGATTTATATAAATACGCCTGCTATGACGGGCTGGGCAACAGGAGCGGACATAAGATAAAGAAATGA
- a CDS encoding PLP-dependent transferase encodes MGFATDAIHAGQKPDEVTGAVITPLYLTSTYAQEELGKHKGFEYGRTHNFTRAALEQNIAALEKGKFGIAHASGLAAIHALMSLVKAGDHVIVTDNVYGGTYRLFELVMSNYGLSYSWVDTTRPENILAEIRPNTRMVHIETPTNPMLSLTDIKAVSTICKEHGLMLVVDNTFMSPYFQNPLTLGADIVTHSVTKYINGHSDLIGGINITNDEKIHERLRYIQNAAGGVPSPFDCWLTLRSTKTLAVRMKQHNENAQKVAEYLLAHPKIADVIYPGLTSHPQHQLAKQQMSGFGGMVSVNFKQYEDVNDFLKKLKVFTLAESLGGVESLVCHPVSMTHGSVPKEKREKFGLTEKLVRLSVGIEDAEDLIEDIRQALA; translated from the coding sequence ATGGGTTTCGCAACAGACGCGATTCACGCAGGACAAAAACCGGATGAAGTAACCGGAGCAGTCATTACTCCCCTCTATCTTACTTCCACATACGCACAGGAAGAACTGGGCAAACATAAAGGATTTGAATATGGCCGCACTCATAACTTCACCCGTGCGGCTCTTGAGCAGAATATAGCCGCGCTCGAGAAGGGCAAATTTGGCATTGCACACGCAAGCGGACTTGCCGCAATTCACGCACTCATGAGTCTGGTTAAAGCCGGAGATCATGTTATTGTGACCGACAATGTTTATGGCGGCACCTACCGGCTGTTTGAACTGGTGATGAGCAATTACGGCCTTAGTTATAGCTGGGTTGACACCACCAGGCCGGAAAACATTCTTGCTGAGATTCGCCCGAATACCAGAATGGTACATATCGAAACACCTACCAATCCCATGCTTTCTCTGACTGATATTAAAGCAGTAAGCACAATCTGCAAAGAACATGGCTTGATGCTGGTTGTTGACAATACTTTTATGAGTCCCTATTTCCAGAACCCCCTCACGCTTGGCGCGGATATTGTAACCCATTCTGTTACCAAATATATAAACGGCCACTCTGACCTGATTGGCGGAATTAACATTACCAATGATGAAAAAATACACGAACGCCTGAGATATATCCAGAATGCAGCCGGAGGCGTTCCTTCACCGTTTGACTGCTGGCTCACGCTTCGCTCAACCAAGACATTAGCTGTAAGAATGAAGCAGCATAATGAAAACGCTCAAAAAGTGGCAGAATACCTGCTCGCACATCCAAAAATCGCGGATGTTATATATCCCGGCTTAACGAGCCATCCGCAGCATCAGCTTGCCAAGCAACAGATGAGCGGATTCGGAGGAATGGTATCAGTAAATTTTAAGCAGTATGAGGATGTGAATGATTTCCTTAAGAAGCTGAAAGTATTTACCCTTGCTGAAAGTCTCGGCGGAGTTGAAAGTCTTGTTTGCCATCCGGTAAGCATGACTCACGGTTCCGTGCCAAAGGAAAAGCGGGAGAAATTCGGGCTGACGGAAAAACTCGTACGGCTTTCTGTTGGTATTGAAGATGCTGAAGATCTGATTGAAGATATACGCCAGGCCCTTGCCTGA
- a CDS encoding pyridoxal-phosphate dependent enzyme, which yields MNFKKNILEAIGNTPLVRLNKINKGLKPQIFAKLESTNPGGSVKDRIGISMLTLAEEAGQIKPGGTLVEATSGNTGIGLALAASVKGYKSVFVVTDKVSAEKINYLRALGSEVIVCPNSVKHDSPDYYINVARKIASETPNALFMYQYSNPGNPLAHYRTTGPEIWEQTEGRITHFVAGMGTGGTISGTGKFLKEKNANIQIIGADPQGSILKTFKETGKMSEGIPYLVEGIGQDCIPSNIHFEYIDRVIPVPDIESFDLARRMSKEEGIFCGGSTGTILHAALEVAKDGSKDDIIVFIVCDTGERYLTKMHSEEWLRQKRMLKHHSKTVRDIYYSKKMLKPQEMVFVHCKDKVKTAVEKMDATGFSQLPVMDFGESVGSLREAKVMSSLLENPKLLESYVEDIMDPGFPTIDEKSDLQALKHHLTTSPAVLVTEYGRIIDIITRYDILEFSESIA from the coding sequence ATGAATTTTAAGAAAAACATCCTTGAGGCGATCGGGAATACTCCCCTTGTGCGGCTGAATAAGATTAATAAGGGTCTGAAACCGCAGATTTTTGCCAAGTTAGAGTCAACCAACCCGGGCGGAAGCGTAAAAGACCGCATCGGAATTTCCATGCTGACCCTGGCTGAAGAAGCAGGCCAGATTAAACCGGGCGGAACCCTGGTTGAGGCAACAAGCGGAAATACCGGAATAGGACTGGCTCTTGCCGCTTCGGTGAAGGGGTATAAATCCGTTTTTGTAGTTACCGATAAAGTAAGTGCCGAAAAAATTAATTACCTCCGCGCTCTTGGCTCAGAAGTAATTGTCTGCCCGAATTCCGTGAAGCATGACAGCCCTGACTATTATATTAATGTTGCGCGGAAAATTGCAAGCGAAACTCCGAACGCACTCTTCATGTATCAATACTCCAATCCCGGAAATCCTCTGGCCCACTACCGCACAACCGGACCCGAAATCTGGGAACAGACAGAGGGAAGAATTACTCATTTTGTTGCAGGAATGGGAACCGGCGGCACGATCAGCGGTACGGGTAAATTCCTCAAAGAGAAAAACGCGAATATACAGATAATAGGAGCAGATCCTCAGGGAAGTATTCTTAAGACCTTTAAGGAGACCGGGAAAATGTCAGAAGGAATTCCCTATCTTGTTGAAGGAATTGGCCAGGATTGCATTCCGTCAAATATTCATTTTGAGTATATAGACCGTGTGATTCCTGTGCCTGATATTGAATCATTCGATCTGGCAAGAAGGATGTCCAAAGAAGAGGGTATCTTTTGCGGAGGCAGCACCGGGACCATTCTGCATGCAGCGCTTGAAGTAGCAAAGGATGGCAGCAAGGATGATATTATTGTTTTTATCGTCTGCGATACCGGAGAACGCTACCTTACCAAGATGCACAGTGAAGAGTGGCTCCGCCAGAAACGGATGCTGAAACATCATTCAAAAACTGTCCGTGATATATATTACAGCAAAAAAATGCTCAAGCCGCAGGAAATGGTGTTCGTTCACTGCAAGGATAAAGTTAAAACCGCAGTTGAAAAAATGGATGCGACCGGATTTTCCCAGCTTCCTGTTATGGACTTTGGAGAATCAGTAGGAAGTCTCAGAGAAGCAAAAGTTATGTCAAGTCTTCTGGAAAATCCGAAACTGCTTGAGAGCTATGTTGAGGATATTATGGACCCGGGATTTCCAACCATTGATGAAAAGTCAGATTTGCAGGCCTTAAAACATCATCTTACCACCTCACCCGCGGTTCTGGTGACTGAATACGGAAGAATAATTGATATTATTACCCGTTATGATATTTTAGAATTTTCAGAATCAATAGCTTAA
- a CDS encoding methionyl-tRNA formyltransferase, translating into MRIVFWGTPRFAAHSLNELVLRGYNVVAAVTTPDKEKGRGLKVSFSDVKQTGLNYNIPVLQPESLKDPDFIKELLTYQPDIFVVVAFRILPKEILSLPVKSIFNLHGSLLPALRGAAPIQWALINGYTKTGVTTFEIEPKVDTGKVYIRKETEILPEDNFGTLHDRLMMLGTEAICETINMIQSGSFTLLPQNDELATPAPKITKEICRIDFTRSAEEIHNLIRGLSPAPGAFFEYNGKQIKIYTSGIVDRSDLKPGESEILKSGWTIGCGSNALLLLEIQPEGKRRMSAEDYIRGLRI; encoded by the coding sequence ATGAGAATTGTTTTCTGGGGAACTCCCCGCTTTGCAGCACATTCACTTAACGAATTAGTCCTGAGGGGATATAATGTAGTCGCTGCGGTAACTACTCCCGATAAAGAAAAAGGGCGCGGGCTGAAAGTCTCATTTTCTGATGTCAAGCAGACTGGACTTAACTATAATATCCCCGTTCTTCAGCCGGAATCACTGAAAGACCCTGATTTTATAAAGGAATTGCTCACTTACCAGCCGGATATATTTGTTGTGGTTGCTTTCAGGATTCTCCCGAAAGAAATACTTTCCCTTCCGGTAAAAAGTATATTTAATCTTCACGGTTCACTGCTTCCGGCTCTCCGCGGTGCGGCCCCTATTCAGTGGGCGCTTATTAACGGATATACTAAAACCGGTGTTACCACTTTCGAGATTGAACCAAAAGTTGATACCGGCAAAGTATATATCCGCAAGGAAACGGAGATTTTGCCGGAAGATAATTTCGGCACGCTGCACGACCGCCTTATGATGCTCGGTACTGAAGCAATATGCGAAACCATTAATATGATTCAGTCAGGCAGTTTCACCCTGCTTCCGCAGAATGATGAACTTGCGACTCCGGCTCCGAAGATCACCAAAGAAATTTGCAGGATTGATTTTACCAGGAGCGCGGAAGAGATACACAACCTTATTAGAGGACTCTCCCCTGCCCCGGGCGCTTTTTTTGAATATAACGGTAAACAGATAAAAATATATACTTCAGGAATTGTGGACCGATCCGATCTGAAGCCCGGCGAGTCAGAGATTCTCAAATCCGGCTGGACAATTGGCTGCGGCAGCAATGCCCTACTGCTTCTTGAGATTCAGCCGGAAGGAAAACGCCGGATGAGCGCGGAGGATTATATCAGAGGACTGAGAATCTAA
- the def gene encoding peptide deformylase, giving the protein MAILPITIYGDAILRKKAQKVEKMDAETKKLIKDMFDTMDNASGVGLAANQVGSNKAIFVIDVSEVEGLEHIKPFACINPKITEKSEEIVKMDEGCLSIPGIKNSVMRPKGIKLIYQNEKLEQCEITDESFLARVLQHEYDHLQGVFFTDLLDEESQKILKKQLTRIKKRDFDCDYPVTDTD; this is encoded by the coding sequence ATGGCAATTTTACCAATTACGATTTACGGCGATGCAATCCTCCGGAAAAAAGCCCAGAAGGTTGAAAAAATGGACGCCGAAACAAAGAAACTGATTAAAGATATGTTCGACACGATGGATAACGCCAGCGGAGTAGGGCTTGCGGCTAATCAGGTCGGGAGCAATAAAGCAATCTTCGTAATTGATGTATCAGAAGTAGAAGGGCTTGAACATATAAAGCCGTTTGCCTGCATTAATCCTAAAATCACGGAAAAGTCCGAAGAAATTGTGAAGATGGATGAGGGCTGCCTGAGCATTCCGGGAATAAAAAATTCCGTTATGCGCCCCAAAGGAATAAAGCTAATCTATCAGAATGAAAAACTGGAGCAGTGCGAAATTACCGATGAGAGTTTTCTTGCACGGGTTCTTCAGCATGAATATGATCACCTGCAGGGGGTCTTTTTCACCGATCTGCTTGACGAAGAATCACAAAAGATTCTGAAAAAGCAGCTTACACGGATTAAAAAACGGGACTTCGACTGCGATTATCCCGTCACCGATACAGATTAA
- a CDS encoding TIGR02757 family protein, producing the protein MKRNKSDITLLHTELRSSDLKEKLEYHYRLYDRSNIAPDPLQYPHRYSAPADIELIAFLASVYAFGNVKQISAVMDKMLKKLGSAPAENLRTMSELSVLNEFSGIVHRFYSGDDTARLMLVLRSILHHHGSIAGLVKSLLPQGQTPVPGSVISLFHHFFVTELLTSGAVTNGLRFMIPKPSSGSSCKRFNLFLRWMVRRDELDFGLWDFISPSDLIIPVDTHIAQIARKLGLTSRKQGDWKMAEEITARLREFDPADPVKYDFSLCHIGIRGLEF; encoded by the coding sequence TTGAAGCGAAATAAGAGCGACATAACCCTCCTGCACACGGAACTGAGAAGCAGTGACCTGAAGGAGAAGCTGGAATACCATTATCGTCTTTATGACCGGTCCAACATTGCCCCTGATCCGCTTCAGTACCCTCACCGCTATTCTGCCCCCGCAGATATCGAACTGATTGCGTTTCTGGCTTCAGTTTATGCCTTCGGAAATGTTAAGCAAATCTCAGCGGTAATGGATAAAATGCTGAAAAAGCTTGGCTCCGCTCCGGCGGAGAATCTTAGGACTATGTCAGAACTAAGTGTTTTGAACGAATTTTCAGGTATTGTCCACCGGTTTTATTCGGGTGATGATACTGCCCGCCTGATGCTGGTTTTACGGAGTATTTTGCACCATCACGGTAGCATTGCGGGTTTGGTGAAAAGTTTACTCCCCCAGGGTCAGACTCCCGTGCCGGGGTCGGTCATATCCCTGTTTCATCATTTCTTCGTTACCGAACTCCTAACATCAGGAGCGGTCACCAACGGGTTACGGTTCATGATACCCAAACCTTCCTCAGGAAGTTCCTGCAAGCGCTTCAACCTCTTCCTTCGCTGGATGGTCAGGAGGGATGAGCTCGATTTCGGGCTATGGGATTTCATCTCTCCTTCTGACCTGATCATCCCTGTGGATACCCATATTGCTCAGATTGCCCGAAAACTTGGTCTTACCAGCCGGAAGCAAGGGGACTGGAAAATGGCGGAAGAGATTACTGCGCGGCTGAGGGAATTTGATCCGGCTGATCCGGTGAAGTATGATTTTTCTCTTTGTCATATAGGCATTAGAGGCCTGGAGTTTTAG
- a CDS encoding oligopeptide transporter, OPT family: MSENKPFVPFVSPDSNMAEFTIRALVIGLVMSVVLGAANAYLGLKAGMTIAATYPAAVIGMAILRVMKGSILEENFARTVGSIGESVAAGAIFTIPAFLIAGVWTEFYSFTHYLEASAIMFIGGVVGIMFVTILRRVMVEDKELPFPESVAASEIHKAGQSGQSGAKFLFYAMAMGATIQILKQMQFFAASWEKFIAFANQKIMIGKSASVEASGGALISTPGVSPAYMGVGYIIGPNLAALNFTGGLLAWGLFVPLLLYFLGPQLIASLQANGVTEVTDETWVGLATQVWRNIVRPVAIGGMLMSAAYTLFRMRNSLGAGLSRAIGDVKKAATGSHEGEVRTEKDMNFKWVFIGLALSTVAIFLIYNYFSGDVTAAVVATAVMLVAGFFFAAVSGYLVGLIGSSNNPISGLTISTLIIAALLMVALGVKGMEGIAAVLGVAAVICVAAAVAGEMLQDLKVGHILGGTPWKMQVGDLFGVLLSSAVMFFPLMVLHEGDIIAQGKGFIPGETGLGGANYSAPQASLMAILAKGIVGGDMAWPLIIVGVLMAIGFILVKVKSPMLVCVGMYLPLETSFAIFIGGLIKGMLDKLSAKRKHNEAQKARVENTGVLLASGLIAGEALVGLLFAFLAVVEMQTPKIFDHPSFLVSLLVFAAVAFLLVKYPLGNAGKPDEPAPPSAVM, from the coding sequence ATGTCAGAAAACAAACCATTTGTGCCATTTGTCTCCCCGGACAGTAATATGGCCGAATTTACCATCCGCGCATTGGTTATTGGTCTGGTGATGTCGGTTGTCCTGGGTGCAGCAAATGCATACCTTGGACTGAAGGCAGGCATGACCATAGCCGCTACTTACCCCGCTGCGGTTATCGGTATGGCAATTCTCAGAGTCATGAAAGGCTCAATTCTCGAAGAAAATTTTGCCCGAACTGTTGGTTCCATTGGTGAATCAGTGGCTGCAGGTGCAATATTTACCATCCCTGCATTCCTGATAGCAGGCGTATGGACTGAATTTTACTCATTTACTCACTATCTCGAAGCATCCGCCATTATGTTTATCGGCGGTGTTGTGGGTATTATGTTCGTAACCATTCTCAGAAGAGTAATGGTCGAAGATAAAGAACTGCCATTCCCCGAATCTGTTGCAGCATCCGAGATTCATAAAGCTGGTCAGAGCGGTCAGTCCGGAGCAAAATTCCTGTTTTACGCAATGGCAATGGGCGCAACCATTCAGATTCTGAAGCAGATGCAGTTCTTTGCCGCTTCATGGGAAAAGTTTATTGCATTCGCTAATCAGAAAATCATGATTGGTAAATCAGCATCAGTTGAAGCCAGCGGAGGTGCTCTCATCAGCACGCCGGGCGTCAGCCCTGCATATATGGGCGTCGGGTATATCATTGGCCCGAATCTTGCCGCACTCAACTTCACCGGAGGTCTTCTGGCATGGGGTTTATTTGTTCCGCTTCTTTTATACTTCCTGGGTCCTCAGCTTATTGCCTCTCTTCAGGCGAACGGAGTAACTGAAGTTACTGATGAAACCTGGGTAGGACTGGCAACACAGGTCTGGAGAAATATTGTCCGTCCTGTTGCAATCGGCGGTATGCTTATGAGTGCCGCATATACACTCTTCAGAATGAGAAACAGTCTCGGTGCCGGTCTCAGCCGTGCTATCGGTGATGTTAAAAAAGCAGCTACAGGAAGCCATGAAGGGGAAGTAAGAACCGAAAAAGATATGAACTTTAAGTGGGTCTTCATCGGTCTTGCACTTTCTACAGTAGCAATATTCCTTATTTACAACTATTTCTCAGGTGATGTTACTGCCGCGGTAGTAGCAACCGCCGTGATGCTTGTAGCAGGATTCTTCTTTGCGGCAGTATCAGGGTATCTGGTTGGTCTTATCGGATCAAGCAATAATCCTATTTCAGGACTTACCATTTCCACCCTTATCATTGCAGCGCTTCTTATGGTTGCTCTCGGTGTGAAGGGAATGGAGGGCATTGCAGCAGTGCTTGGTGTTGCTGCCGTTATTTGCGTTGCAGCAGCAGTTGCTGGTGAAATGCTTCAGGATCTTAAAGTAGGACACATCCTCGGCGGTACACCGTGGAAGATGCAGGTTGGCGATCTCTTTGGTGTGCTCCTCTCATCCGCTGTTATGTTCTTCCCTCTGATGGTTCTTCACGAAGGTGATATCATTGCTCAGGGCAAAGGATTTATCCCCGGTGAAACAGGACTTGGCGGAGCAAACTATTCAGCACCTCAGGCAAGTCTGATGGCAATTCTTGCTAAAGGAATTGTCGGCGGTGATATGGCCTGGCCGCTTATCATAGTCGGTGTGCTTATGGCAATTGGTTTTATCCTGGTTAAGGTAAAGAGCCCGATGCTTGTCTGCGTTGGTATGTATCTGCCGCTTGAAACCTCATTTGCAATTTTTATCGGCGGTCTTATTAAAGGTATGCTTGATAAACTCTCTGCAAAGAGAAAACATAACGAAGCACAGAAAGCAAGGGTCGAAAATACCGGTGTCTTGCTTGCTTCCGGCTTAATCGCGGGAGAAGCCCTTGTCGGACTTCTGTTTGCATTCCTTGCAGTTGTTGAGATGCAGACACCCAAGATTTTCGATCATCCTTCATTCCTTGTCAGTCTGCTCGTATTTGCCGCAGTAGCATTTCTGCTGGTTAAATACCCGCTCGGCAACGCAGGAAAACCGGATGAACCCGCACCTCCTTCAGCAGTAATGTAA
- a CDS encoding PqqD family protein has product MAKKEKPVLNYLELTPVYIVDFIDEGGMVTVLEPKFKKEWLKKLLKPVMKHENLKVRLDEIGSATWRLINGERKVQDIVNELVRIFGEKIDPADLRTTKFLTGLMHHDYITFKELTKERKY; this is encoded by the coding sequence ATGGCAAAAAAAGAAAAACCGGTACTTAACTACCTCGAACTAACCCCGGTATATATTGTGGATTTTATTGATGAGGGGGGTATGGTTACCGTGCTTGAACCAAAATTCAAAAAAGAGTGGCTTAAAAAGCTGCTTAAACCCGTCATGAAACATGAAAACCTGAAGGTCAGACTGGATGAAATAGGTTCGGCAACCTGGCGGCTTATTAACGGCGAAAGAAAAGTTCAGGATATTGTGAATGAACTGGTCAGGATATTCGGAGAAAAAATTGATCCGGCTGACCTGAGAACAACCAAATTCCTAACCGGCCTGATGCATCATGATTATATAACATTCAAAGAACTAACAAAGGAAAGAAAATACTAA
- a CDS encoding aminoacyl-histidine dipeptidase produces the protein MGNVLGHLKPELIWNYFEEITRHPRPSKQEEKIAAYIVSFAEQNKLPYRKDDIGNIIISKPATKGRENAKGIILQSHLDMVCEKNRGVEHDFDNDPINIYIDGDYVKAKGTTLGADNGIGVAAALAVLADNSFEHGPIECLFTLDEETGLTGASNMTPNFVKGKILLNLDSEEEGALFIGCSGGKNTTAKFTFTKEKASSGLKFYEVRVQGLIGGHSGLEIHSGRVNAIKILTRALYAAVSKFELRLISIEGGNKHNAIPREAFAKVALPPAMAGDFMRYLKEFNEMVFAESSTVEKNLVVDAVESEASDYLMDYATTDNLLNALYAVPHGVIKMSADIPGLVETSTNLATIKTEGDKVTVVTSQRSSVASENLDIVNTVSAAFKLAQADIAYGDGYPGWKPNMNSEILGIVVNTYDKLFGKKPELKAIHAGLECGIIGEKNPGLDMISFGPTMFDVHSPDERLQISSVPNFYKLLTNVISSIPY, from the coding sequence ATGGGTAATGTTTTAGGACATCTGAAACCAGAACTCATCTGGAACTATTTTGAAGAAATCACCCGGCATCCGCGCCCTTCAAAACAGGAAGAAAAAATCGCGGCGTATATCGTCTCTTTTGCGGAGCAGAATAAACTGCCTTACAGAAAAGATGATATCGGCAATATCATTATCAGCAAACCCGCAACCAAAGGAAGAGAAAACGCCAAAGGTATCATCCTGCAGAGCCATCTTGATATGGTCTGCGAAAAAAACAGAGGCGTTGAGCATGATTTTGATAATGATCCTATCAATATATATATTGACGGAGACTATGTAAAGGCAAAGGGAACCACGCTCGGGGCGGATAACGGAATTGGTGTGGCGGCAGCGCTTGCAGTTCTGGCTGACAATTCATTTGAGCACGGCCCTATTGAATGTCTCTTTACGCTCGATGAAGAAACAGGACTAACCGGCGCTTCAAATATGACTCCGAATTTCGTTAAAGGTAAGATTTTACTTAATCTTGATTCTGAGGAAGAAGGAGCACTCTTTATCGGATGCAGCGGCGGAAAAAATACCACTGCTAAATTCACTTTTACCAAAGAAAAAGCATCATCCGGCCTTAAGTTTTATGAAGTACGTGTTCAGGGACTTATCGGCGGGCACTCCGGCCTCGAAATTCACTCCGGCAGAGTTAATGCCATTAAAATTCTCACCAGAGCACTTTATGCGGCTGTCTCCAAGTTTGAACTTCGCCTTATCTCCATTGAAGGAGGCAACAAACATAATGCTATCCCACGTGAAGCATTTGCCAAAGTTGCACTTCCTCCTGCAATGGCGGGTGACTTTATGAGATACCTGAAAGAATTTAATGAAATGGTATTCGCTGAATCAAGCACCGTTGAAAAGAATCTGGTGGTTGATGCTGTTGAATCTGAAGCATCAGATTACCTTATGGACTATGCTACTACTGATAATCTGCTGAATGCACTGTATGCAGTTCCTCACGGAGTTATTAAAATGTCAGCAGATATACCGGGACTGGTTGAGACTTCAACAAATCTGGCTACCATTAAAACCGAAGGCGATAAAGTTACCGTGGTTACAAGCCAGCGTAGCTCAGTTGCATCTGAAAACCTTGATATCGTTAACACGGTTTCAGCTGCATTTAAACTTGCCCAGGCAGACATTGCCTATGGTGACGGATATCCCGGCTGGAAACCGAACATGAATTCAGAGATTCTCGGAATCGTAGTGAATACCTATGATAAGCTTTTTGGCAAGAAGCCGGAGCTGAAAGCAATTCATGCCGGTCTTGAGTGCGGTATTATAGGTGAAAAGAATCCTGGTCTGGATATGATTTCATTCGGACCGACCATGTTTGATGTTCATTCACCTGATGAACGCCTGCAGATCAGTTCCGTTCCGAATTTCTATAAGCTGCTTACTAACGTAATCAGCAGTATTCCGTATTAA